A section of the Alligator mississippiensis isolate rAllMis1 chromosome 8, rAllMis1, whole genome shotgun sequence genome encodes:
- the SLC25A14 gene encoding brain mitochondrial carrier protein 1 isoform X1 — MSALSWKPFVYGGLASIVAEFGTFPLDLTKTRLQVQGQSADARFREIRYRGMFHALFRICREEGARALYSGIAPALLRQASYGTIKIGIYQSMKRLFVDRLEDETLLLNVICGVVSGVISSAIANPTDVLKIRMQAQGSLFQGGMIGSFIDIYQQEGTRGLWRGVVPTAQRAAIVVGVELPVYDITKKHLILSELMGDTVLAHFISSFTCGLAGAIASNPVDVVRTRMMNQRAVVGSVELYKGTLDGLVKTWKSEGFFALYKGFWPNWLRLGPWNIIFFITYEQLKRLPF, encoded by the exons ATGTCCGCGCTGAGCTGGAAGCCCTTCGTCTACGGCGGCCTGGCCTCCATCGTGGCCGAGTTCG GGACCTTCCCGCTGGACCTGACGAAGACGcggctgcaggtgcaggggcagaGCGCCGACGCGCGCTTCCGCGAGATCCGCTACCGCGGCATGTTCCATGCGCTGTTCCGCATTTGCCGCGAGGAGGGCGCGCGCGCGCTGTACTCGGG GATTGCTCCCGCCTTACTGAGACAGGCATCTTATGGCACCATAAAGATCGGCATTTACCAGAGCATGAAGCGACTGTTTGTGGATCGTTTGGAAG ATGAGACGCTGCTGCTCAATGTGATCTGTGGAGTGGTTTCAGGAGTCATCTCATCTGCAATTGCCAACCCGACAGATGTGCTGAAG ATTCGAATGCAAGCTCAAGGTAGCTTATTTCAGGGAGGCATGATTGGCAGCTTCATTGATATTTACCAGCAGGAAGGCACACGAGGTCTCTGGAGG GGCGTGGTCCCCACTGCACAGAGAGCTGCCATCGTGGTTGGAGTGGAATTGCCAGTCTATGACATCACCAAGAAGCACTTAATTCTGTCAGAGTTGATGGGAGATACAGTTCTTGCCCACTTCAT TTCCAGTTTTACGtgtgggctggctggagccattgCCTCCAACCCTGTGGACGTGGTGCGGACCCGTATGATGAACCAGCGAGCAGTAGTGGGGAGTGTGGAGCTCTACAAAGGCACTTTGGATGGTCTTGTGAAG ACTTGGAAGAGCGAGGGGTTCTTTGCCCTCTATAAAGGATTCTGGCCCAACTGGCTTCGGCTTGGACCCTGGAACATCATT TTTTTTATCACCTATGAGCAACTGAAGCGACTCCCGTTCTAA
- the SLC25A14 gene encoding brain mitochondrial carrier protein 1 isoform X2 gives MIAPALLRQASYGTIKIGIYQSMKRLFVDRLEDETLLLNVICGVVSGVISSAIANPTDVLKIRMQAQGSLFQGGMIGSFIDIYQQEGTRGLWRGVVPTAQRAAIVVGVELPVYDITKKHLILSELMGDTVLAHFISSFTCGLAGAIASNPVDVVRTRMMNQRAVVGSVELYKGTLDGLVKTWKSEGFFALYKGFWPNWLRLGPWNIIFFITYEQLKRLPF, from the exons AT GATTGCTCCCGCCTTACTGAGACAGGCATCTTATGGCACCATAAAGATCGGCATTTACCAGAGCATGAAGCGACTGTTTGTGGATCGTTTGGAAG ATGAGACGCTGCTGCTCAATGTGATCTGTGGAGTGGTTTCAGGAGTCATCTCATCTGCAATTGCCAACCCGACAGATGTGCTGAAG ATTCGAATGCAAGCTCAAGGTAGCTTATTTCAGGGAGGCATGATTGGCAGCTTCATTGATATTTACCAGCAGGAAGGCACACGAGGTCTCTGGAGG GGCGTGGTCCCCACTGCACAGAGAGCTGCCATCGTGGTTGGAGTGGAATTGCCAGTCTATGACATCACCAAGAAGCACTTAATTCTGTCAGAGTTGATGGGAGATACAGTTCTTGCCCACTTCAT TTCCAGTTTTACGtgtgggctggctggagccattgCCTCCAACCCTGTGGACGTGGTGCGGACCCGTATGATGAACCAGCGAGCAGTAGTGGGGAGTGTGGAGCTCTACAAAGGCACTTTGGATGGTCTTGTGAAG ACTTGGAAGAGCGAGGGGTTCTTTGCCCTCTATAAAGGATTCTGGCCCAACTGGCTTCGGCTTGGACCCTGGAACATCATT TTTTTTATCACCTATGAGCAACTGAAGCGACTCCCGTTCTAA